AGCTTCAGTACACAGGATTCTACCATGTTCATATAGCCGTTGGGGTCTACCACTGAATTATCGAGCCGTGACAGGTTAATAATACCCAGTACAGACATCAGCGGGGAACGAAGGTCATGGGAAGTGGAGTAGATGAACCGGTTCAGCTCATCATTGGTTTTTTCCAGTTCTGCGATCTTTTCCTTGAGCTGTTTGCGGGTAGAATAGATCTCATATGCATTGTTGATGGTTTTATGCAGCTCGTTTTCATCCCAGGGTTTTTTGATATAGGAAAAGATATGCCCCTTGTTGATGGCATCAATGATGTCTTCCACATCGGTATAACCGGTCAGCAAAATGCGCATCGGGTCGGGAAGGGTGTCTTTGATTTCATTAAAAAACTCCACCCCGGTAGATACAGGCATTTTCTGGTCCGCTATGATGATATGGACCATAATCTCCTTCAGTAATTGTTTGCCTTCCTGCGCTGAGTTTGCGGTATAAATCTCGTAACTTCTGCGAAAGCTGGCCTTGAAGGCGTTCAGATTATGGATTTCATCATCGATATATAATATTCTAATGCGGTTTTCTTTCATTAAAGGGTGTTATGGTTATGATTGATGAATCGTGATGTTGAGAGGTAAATATATAATAAATTCCGCTCCTTCCCCGGGGGTGGAATTTACGATGATTTTACCCTTATGTTTCTCTATGATGCTGAATACGATAGAAAGCCCCAGGCCGGTCCCTTCTCCTACGTCTTTGGTGGTAAAGAAGGGGTCAAATATCTTCTGTTGCACCTCTTCCGACATGCCAATCCCCGTGTCTTTGATCCGGATAACGATAAACTGGTCTTCCTGGCCGGTGGTAATGGTAATGGATTCGTTGTGTTGTTCTTTTTTGCTTTTGATCGCATTCAGGGCGTTGGAGAAGATATTCATGAACACCTGGTTGATCTTACCGGCGTAACATTCAATTTTAGGCAGTTCCGCATAGTGCTTAATGATGTTAACATTGGGCGGAATGCCATTGCGCAGGAGCACAAGGGTAGAGTCCAGGCCCTCATGGATATCGATGGACTTCACATCGCTTTCGTCCAGACGGCTGAAAGTACGCAGCCCTTTCACGATCTCTGCGGTACGGGCGGCGCCATCCTCGATGCCCTTGATCAGGGAAGATATTTCTTCATGGATATATTCAATATCAATTTCCCGCTTGAATTGTTCGATGGACTTCAGCTCACTTTGGATATCGGTTTTGTCGGCCAGCCTGTCGTAGCGGTTAAGCAGCTCCTGCAGGTCGGCAATATCAAGTTTCAGCGGCTTGATATTAGAGGTGACAAAGTTGATCGGGTTATTGATTTCATGGGCAATACCGGCGGTCAGCTGACCGAGGGACGCCATTTTTTCCTTTTCCACCAGCCTTGTCTGGGTGTCTTTCAGGTTGGTAAGGGCCACATTGAGGTCGTGGTTACTGTTTTGCAGTTCCTCCGTGCGTTCCTGTACTTTGGCTTCCAGGATGATATTTTGTTCTCTTACCAGTTGTTCGTTTTCTTTGGATATCTCCAGGGCGATGGCCTGTGATGCTTCTTTTTCGGCTTTAAAGGTGTTGATTTTGTCTGCCAGGGCAAAGGACAGCAGTATGACCTCTATCGCGGACCCTATTACGATAATATGGCTGGTGAAGATATTATAGGGGATGATGCCCACATCCTTCAATACAAAACAGATAATGGCGAGAATGAACACTGTCCACGCCAGTACAAATATTTTAGCAGTGCGGGAATGTTTCACGGCCTGCATGATGGCAAACAGCAAAATGAAGCTGACGCCGGTAATGGCCAGGAAATCTATCAGGGCATACGCGACGGAGAAATACCCTAGCAGCGACAGTACGATGGTGCTCGAATATACAATCACAAACAGGTTCATGGTCCGGTAGGCCCAGGGTGCTTTTTCCCGCACGTGGAGGAAGCTCTGTACAAACAACAGTACCGAGATGCCCGACAGAGCGCCGGCCCACAGTACACTTTGCTCGGTGACGTACAGGTTTTCATGCCAGAAGAAACGGTACCCGAAACCATGCAGGCAGATCTGCGCCAATCCCACACAGGCGATGTAGATGATATAGTAAAAATAACTCCAGTCTTTTACGGAAAAGAAAATGAAGGTATTGTAGAATATCATAACGAGGATGATACCGATATAGATGGAGAGCAGCAGGTCGTCGTTATACAATTTGCTGTATATCTCCCTGGCCGTGCCGATGTACACCGGCACCAGGATGGCCTCCCGGCTTTGTATACGCAGATAAAAAGTGCTGGACAAGCCGGTAGGAATACTGACATTATACACGAAGTTCTGGTGTACGACCGGTCTTTTTTTGAAGGGCCGTAATTCCCCTCCCGGAATCACCTCATAGCCGTTGGGGCCAGGGTAATATAGGTCTATCAGGTCCAGGATCGGATAGGTGATATTGAACATCAGCTCCGGAAACTGGGTGCTGTTTTTGACGGTAAAGCGAAGCCAGATGGCGTCCTTGGTCAGCCCGAAATTAGGAATCTGTTTTGGCAGCTTCTGGAAAGCGGGGGAGTGTTCCACGTCTTTGAACGTGAGGTCGCCGGCCGGGTCCAGCAGGTATTCCAGCTGGCCGTATTCAGCCAGTTGGATGGGATAGTTGTGGGATATGCAGATGGTATCTGCCCAGGCAGGCACCCAGCGGGCCGTTACTAACAGTAACAGGCATACGAATTTGTAAAATGCCGGTCTGATCAGAAGTCGCATGGCTTATTTCGGATCATTTATCGTGATTAAAAATCTGTTCAAGGTCTACATAGTAACGGCCGGAGGCAACCTCTCTTTTCAGCCCTATTTCCCGGCACACATGGGCGATAGCGGCGCCTCCCAGCATTACGGCCGAAGCCAGCTGCGGCCAGGTGGTAATCGTTTTGCCTATCTCAGCGAGAGAGGCCTGCATTTTGGTTGACATGGCATTGAAATTAACAATACGGTCTACCAGTTCCATCCTTTCCGGTCCCTGCATGTTTCGTATCTGGGGGGCGGTGATGTCTTCCGGTATCCGTCCATGCAATATAGGTAAATCAGGCTGGAGATCAAACCGCTCTACATCCACCATGCCCCGGTCGCTGGTGTCCATCACTACCGGTATCTGCATGGACCTGGCACGCTGACGGGCCAGCACCTTGATATCCAGGCCGTCACATTCTTCCACGAGTATGTCGAGCGGGCCGCCTGTGGTCAGAAAAGCGTCTATGTTTTCATCAGAAATACCATTATCATAACAATGGACCGTTAAAAAAGGATCAATTTCGGCGATTTCCCGGGCCACCAACACTGTTTTCAGGATGCCCACATTATGAACGCCTGTCCGGATACGGTTCATATTGCTGAGGTCCAGCCGGTCAAAGTCGGCTATACGAAGTTCTCCGCAGAGCCTTTCGATGGCCAGTGCCATGGCAACGGACTGTCCAACGGAAAGGCCGATAACGCCAATTTTTTTGGTCTGCAGGATTTTTCTCTCTGCTTCTGTGATTTTATGTTGATTGCGGCTGGTGCGCAGCTGTATAAATTCAGCTTCGTCGAGAATATGCACCACATAGCCGGACCAGGGGTAGTATACCCATACACCATACGCGGCTGGGGACGTGTTGCCCAGGTGGGCGGCCACCTTTTTGGCAAGGGCGGCGTCAGATAACCTTTCTGTTGGATGTTGAAGGCGGATAAGCTCTGCCAGCTGCGACTGTATCTCGTCGAAGACACGGATACCGGGTTGCCGGACGAGCAACTGGGTAAGGGCGTCCAGCTGTGCGGGGTCCTTTAACCTGAAAAACTCTACTTTCCTTTCTAATGATCTCTGTTGGCTCGTTGCAATAGCATCTACTAGTACGTTGTTCATCGTTAAATTATTTATTGCTACCGGGATAGCGGAAGGTCGCTCGTTGCCGCCGACATGATCCTCAGGTCATAGTCAACCTGCATCTCTCCCTTAGGCCCTTTTTCTACAATCGTTTGCACCGGATTGTTGCGTAAACTCATCATTCTTTCGCGGTCCTCCGGGTGGGCGCTCTTCAGTTCCAGGGGGTCGTTCAGTATGAGCGCGGTAGCGATCAGGTCTTCTTTGGGGTAATAGAAAGTACCCTGATTACCGATATTGGTCATAATCTGATACCCGGTACGGATACTGTTGCGGAAGGTAGTTTGCGCGCAGAACCCTAAAAAGGTGGAGACAGGCAACTGGTTCAATACGGCATTTACCACCCTGAAGAGGACAATGCTGCCAATACCCCAGCCGGCCACCTCCCGGGAATTCCATAATCCGCAAAATTCACCGGTGCCGCCGCCTGCGGCTAATTCCCTTACTATGTCGTATATCCTGGGGTCCATATTGTTGATGGCGCTCTCAATCGGAAGCGGAACACTTCCTCCGGCCAGCTGTATCCGGCAGCCACCATATGTTTTAGTATAGTCGTCATTGCTCACGGTAATAATGTAGGTATAAGGCTCGTACATCCAGTCGACGTTTGCGGAGGTCACCTTCGTCACACCATAGGCTTCCAGCACCTTCCGATGTCCTGCAATATATTGCAAACATTCTTCGGGATATTCGATTGCCTTGAATACTCTTACCTTGAGCATGTATGGGAATGCTTTAAAATTTTTTTTAGTTTTAAGTCAGCCAGGGTCGGGTGGCTTTAAAAAAATATACGCAGTTTTAATTTATAAGCATCGTCAGCAAAAAAGCTACCGCTTTTCCACTAGGCTGTAACCATGGCGGGAGTATACAGCATAGTATCGTTGGCCTTTATAGCGGGGATTGCATCTCTTTCTCTTTAGTTAGCATCTCCCGGGATAAATAGTTCCATTTGTTGAAAAAGATTAAAAAGCTCTACATCTTCACATGAAGGTAATGGTAAAATAGTATTATTTCCAGAATAATCCATAAAGAATGTCCCGTTTTTTGAATAAATACTAAACACACAAGATGTCGTACCCTGGTATTCAACAGTATAAGTATCTGTAAATATTTTACTGGCGAAAATAGCCGTACGCATTGGTGTAAATTTTGCTGCGATGAATTCCCTTTACAGTTAGATTTGTATCTCTCTTATTTCTATAAACAAATTTCAATTCTTTTAATATGAACAAAAGAGAATTCATAAAGCTGACCAGCCTCGCTGGCGTAGCTGCGCTCAGCGGCCCCCTCAGCAGCCTGGCCGTGCCCGTTACTTCTGCGAAAACCAGCTCCGACGACCCGAAGGCCCCGTTTGTAGTGCCGCCACTGCCTTATGCTTATGACGCCCTGGAACCCTACATCGATAAAATGACGATGGAACTGCACCACGATAAACACCATGGCGCCTATGTAAAAAATCTTAACGACGCCATCAAAGGCACGCCCTTCGCCACCCTGTCGCTGGAAGAAATATTGCATAAGGTAACCACAGCTGATAAAGACAAAGCTGTCCGCAACAACGGCGGCGGCCATTACAATCACTCCCTGTTCTGGACCCTGCTGTCTCCTAAAAAAACAACTCCCTCCGAGAAACTGAAAGCTGCCATCAATAAAGACTTCGGCTCCTTTGAGAAATTCCAGGAGAAATTCAATGATGCCGGTAAAACACAATTTGGCTCAGGCTGGGCATGGCTGATAGCAGGCCCCGGCAAAAAATTGTCGGTGATCAACACCCCTAATCAGGACAACCCGCTCATGCATAACATCGTAAAGGAAAAAGGCACGCCTATCCTCGCGCTGGACGTATGGGAACACGCCTACTACCTGAAGTACCAAAACAAACGCCCGGATTATATCAACGCTTTCTGGAACATAGTGAACTGGGACGAGGTGGAAAAGCGTTATAACAACGCGTGAGCACAACTCCCGATAAAAGTAAAAGCGGGAAGGCCTGCCAGGCCTTCCCGCTTTTACTTTTATGTTTAGTATAACTATTTACGTTTCATAAAAACAAACCCGTTCTTCTCCCCAATCACTTCCAGATTGGGATGGTGAATAAACTCTTCACTGTCAGTGATACGGCAAATAAAATACGCTGGTTTGTCGATAGCGCCGTTCAGCAGCCAGTTGGTGTCTGGATAGTTTTTATTGTGATGAGGCTGTTCCCGTGTGTAATAGTGCTGGGCATAACTGTGATAGCCCAGTGCTTTTACATACACGTCCCTGCCTTGCAGCGAAATAAAAAAGTCGATGGCTGCGCCCTGGGAATAACGTTCCAGCTTCGGTACAAAATGCAGTACCGTTACCGGGATGATCACCATAGTGCTCACAAACAGGCATATCAGCCCGTTGGTGATTTTCCGCTTGAACAGTAACGCAACGCTGATGACCACCAATATAATATAGGCGATACCGTAGCCGGTTTCTGCCACAGACCAGGGTACTTCAGCCTGCAGGTTGGCCGCGGCAAACTTATCGCCGATATAGGGTATGATCATGTCTTTGTACACGCCTACCAGCGGCAACAGGGCAATCGCAATACCCAGCAAAATTCCGGTCACGCACAACAGGGCAATGTTCCAGCCACGCAGGCGCAGTTTGCCGGAAGACAGTTTATATACCTGGTAGGCTGCCAGATAGGACAGCGGGAAATAACACAGGGAAGAATAATGCACGATCTTGGTTTTCACAATGGAAAACAGGACCAGCACCACCCAGAATAATATCCACATCCACACCGTAAAATCCTTCTGTTCGGCAGCTGCGGGTTGCCGGTAGATGGTCTTTCTTCTGCCACGGATATACGAAAACAGGAAGATGCTTGCAGGAAAACAACCAATCAGGAGTACTACCCAGTGGTAGAAAAACGGGCCGCCATGACCGGCATCTTCAGTGGTGAGCAGCCGGACCTGGTAGGTCACAAATTCATTGACAAACCACCAGCCATGGGCGAGGATCTCGTAACCAAACCACAACAGGGTAGTGACAGACGCAAAAAGGGCAATAAGGCCGAGATGCGCCAGTTTGATACCAATGCGGAATTTGTTCCAAAGCCAATATACCAGCAGCGTAAGCATGGACACGAGGATGGCCACCGGCCCTTTGGTGAGCACTGCCAGACCCAGGAAAAAGCCGCTCAGCATGGCCATGCGGTACGACCGGTTACTGTAGGCTATCCGGTACGCAAAATAGACGGCCAGGAAAATAAAGTAGTTGAAGGTAGGGTCAATAATACCAGACTTGAAATAAAAGTGTGGCAGCCAGGAGCCTGCATATACCAGGGCCCACCACATGCCCATTTTCTCATCCGCCAGTTTTTTGCCGACGCCAAAAAGCGTCAGCAGGGTGGCTATACCGATGATCGCATTAGGAAGACGGGCGGCGAAGTCATTCACGCCAAAAAGCAGCATGCTGCCCGCCTGCATCCAGATGAACAGGGGCGGTTTTTCCCAGAAGGGCCGGAAATCGATCTGGACCTGACTGTAGTTATGGCTTACAATCATTTCCCGGGCTGCTTCGGCAAAGTTTATCTCGTCCCAGTCAAAAAGGTGTACAGCCCCCAGAAAAGGTATAAACAGCAGGGCAGCCACAAGTGCAATCAGCAGGTATTTCATCATCACGGTTTATAAAAAATGAGCACTTCGGCGCGCTCTGAAAATGCAAAAAAGAAAAGGAGCAAAGTCCGCAAAGGTGCTGATCTTTGCGAACTTTGCTCCTTTGAAAAACTTAGGGATTTACGCCGCGTTGGCGTTCATCACGGCTTCCGGACATACTTCCGGAGAAGTGGCGGAGTCCTGGAACCTGAAGAACCCACACACAATAATGGTGCTAAGAGTGCCAACGATACTGCCTACATATACGTCCGCAAAAAAGTGTTGTGCCAGATAAATGCGGGAATAACCTGCCGTCAGTGCTAATACAATAAACAGGAATCCCAGCTTTTTATTGCGCAGCCATACAGAGAGGAAGCTGAACATGGCAAAAGCCACGGCAGAGTGCCCTGAAGGGAAACTGCAGCTGCTGTGTACGGTCACCCATTTCACGGTATGTACCAGTGAAGCGGCTTCATCACCAAAATAGCTGATAGGCCTCGGCGCGTTAAAATAATGTTTAGCCACCTGTACTACTACGGCTGCCAGCAGAAATACTGCCAGACCGATGAAAAATACTCTGAACTTCTGCATGAGCAGCATCAGCAACAGGATAATGCCAAACATAATACCATCTCCGAGATAAGTGATCCCGGTAACTAACACATCCCCAAACGATGAGTGCTCTCCGTTGATGCCAAGAAATAACTCACGTTGGCTGTAGGTTGCCAGCATTACTCCCCCCACTATGAGCCACAGTAGGAAGGGCAGAAAAAAATAAGCATTCTTTCTGAACAGTGTTAACAGTGTTTTCAATTCTGTAGGTTTTAAATTGTAGGTTGCGTTTTAAACCTGTTACGTTTAAACTTTTGTAAGAACTTTTTTATTTTTTGATATATGCGAAAATAAAATTCTTTATTGAATAAGTTGGAATCGTTCATGGCTTTATAAATTAAAAAGCCGGCGATGGGCAACAGGACAATGTTCGACAGCCACATGCCCGACCAGGTGAACATCACTCCGCTGCGGGCCATCTTTTCGCCGATCATGAAAAATATATTAAAGATCACAAAGAAGATCACGGCAAATACCAGCGGGGTGCCCAGACCTCCTTTACGGATAATGGAACCCAGGGGTGCCCCGATCAGGAACATTACCACGCAGGCGGCCGCCAGGGTGAACTTGCGCTGCCATTCCACTTTATGCATCAATATAACGCCGTGCTTGTCAGAATATTCTTTAGTCGGCGCCTCCAGGGAGCTTAAAGTTTCGCGAACGCTTTGTTCCGCTCTCTCCAACGCGTTGTGCCGGCTTTTTTCAGGAATGATTTCCTCAAAGTCCTTCACCTTCAGCGGCGGCGCGGTAGCCGCCCAGGCGGAGTCTTTCCAGCGGAAGAAAGGAAAACGCACTGTCACATAGGCATTGACGGTTTTAGCGAAAACCACCTGTGATTTCTGCAGGGAGTCTATGGCAAAGTCCAGCTGCCGGATGTTGAGCATCTGCTGGTTGGAGGCAAAGAGGTCAGTATTGAGGCGGTTAAACGCAAAGGAGCTCAGGTCAAACGCCTTGCTGTATTTTTTGAAGCTGAAACGGATCATGTCCCCCGGAACGGAATAGCCGCGATTGCCTTTCTCTTCATATCTCCAGCCGTTTTCGAGGATGAAGTACAGGAAACGTTTATTGGCGGTAAGCACCATCTGGCCTTTTTCGGCGAGAATGATCCTGTCGCCGCTGCCGCCACCGGCAGAGTGATCAAAGATCATGACCTGATGGATGGTCTGGTTGTCTTTATCTTTCTGGGCCACTTTGATGGTATACCCCGGGATGTCGCGGTAAAATACGCCTGCCTTGATATTGAAGGCGGGCTTGGAATAGGTGATGTCGTAAAGCAGGGATTTGGCCTGCAGGTTGGCCACGGGGATCACGTAGTTGGCAAACAGGAAAGCCAGGACGCCGATGATGCTGCACACCACCATGAGGGGGCGGATAAAACGCAGCAGGGAAATACCGGCCGATTTCAGGGCTACCAGCTCAAAGCTTTCTCCCAGGTTACCGAAGGTCATGATAGATGACAGCAGTACGGCCAGGGGCAGGGCGAGGGTTACCAGTGTGGCGCTGGTGTAGGCGATCAGTTGAACGATCACCATCGTGTCCAGTCCTTTTCCTACCAGGTCGTCTACATATTTCCAGAGGAACTGCATTACCAGTACAAAAAGCGTCACAAAAAAGGTCGCCACAAAGGGGCCCAGAAATGTTCTAATGATTAATTTATCGAGTTTCTTCACTGATAATGCCTGATTTTTTTGCCAGCAAAAGGGAAAAGGTTCGCCGGGAACGCTCATCTTTGTGTTCCGGCCAACCCTATGCGTTTTGCGAACGTAAAGGTAGCACGATTTCACAAAGGAGTGTTAAAGCATCCCTGAAAATACCGTTAAATTATATGGAAAATTTTTATCTCACCGCAGAAGAGGCGGCTATTGTATTTACACCCCGGGTGATGGAGTTGAAAAACAAGGCCATAGAGAAGGTGATGCTGTTGATGGGGAAGCTGCAGGAAGCGCTGGCTGCCTGGGATGCGGGGTCAGCGTTCGCTTTTGAGCCGGAGTGGTTGCAACAGGGGCCCAAGATCTCAAAAGGGGAGCAATACAAATCGCTGCCCTGGGTAATCCTGGATTATCCACGGTATTTCGGTAAAACGGACGTATTTGCCTTCCGCAGCATGTTCTGGTGGGGGCATTACTTTAGCTGCACCCTGCACCTGGCGGGAGCGGTCAAAAAGCGGTTTGAGGCATCACTGCTGGCGGCGTATGGGCCACTGGCGGCTGCCGGTTTTCAGGTGTATCTGCCGGAAGATCCCTGGGAGCATGATTTTGAAAACGGAAATTACCGGTCCATAGGTGATATGGGTTTAGAAGACTGGAAAAGGCTGGTTGGCCGGAAAAATTTCATTAAACTGGCGAAACCGTTTGCATTGGAACGCTGGGGAGAAATAATTACTGATATAGTGGAGGCTTATGCGACCCTACTCAATGAATTGACGGTGAAAAGGCCGTGATTAGTTTCCGATTCTATGGAACAGATCTTTTACCTGGGATTCCCAAAGCTGGCTCTGGTCTTTAATCTCTCTCTTTTCAGCGAAGTCTTTGACCACCAGGATGGTCATGTTGGTGACTTCTGAAATCTGTATGCGGAATTCAAAGAATTCTTCCCTGGGGGCGTGGAGCCAATGGAATTTAATGAATTCATCTTCTTC
The Chitinophaga varians genome window above contains:
- a CDS encoding sensor histidine kinase, translating into MKENRIRILYIDDEIHNLNAFKASFRRSYEIYTANSAQEGKQLLKEIMVHIIIADQKMPVSTGVEFFNEIKDTLPDPMRILLTGYTDVEDIIDAINKGHIFSYIKKPWDENELHKTINNAYEIYSTRKQLKEKIAELEKTNDELNRFIYSTSHDLRSPLMSVLGIINLSRLDNSVVDPNGYMNMVESCVLKLDGFIQKIIEYYRNSRLEIEYEKIDFNTLLNDCITAFQPQNTAIRFNTQVDQVAEFRGDTFRISVILNNLISNAVKYQKPEEPEPTVNLSVKAEPHKATICIRDNGIGILSEHLNNIFKMFFRSKNNNKPGSGIGLYIVKEALSKIGGTINVESKYGEGTQFEITIPNRNEFDT
- a CDS encoding 7TM diverse intracellular signaling domain-containing protein, coding for MRLLIRPAFYKFVCLLLLVTARWVPAWADTICISHNYPIQLAEYGQLEYLLDPAGDLTFKDVEHSPAFQKLPKQIPNFGLTKDAIWLRFTVKNSTQFPELMFNITYPILDLIDLYYPGPNGYEVIPGGELRPFKKRPVVHQNFVYNVSIPTGLSSTFYLRIQSREAILVPVYIGTAREIYSKLYNDDLLLSIYIGIILVMIFYNTFIFFSVKDWSYFYYIIYIACVGLAQICLHGFGYRFFWHENLYVTEQSVLWAGALSGISVLLFVQSFLHVREKAPWAYRTMNLFVIVYSSTIVLSLLGYFSVAYALIDFLAITGVSFILLFAIMQAVKHSRTAKIFVLAWTVFILAIICFVLKDVGIIPYNIFTSHIIVIGSAIEVILLSFALADKINTFKAEKEASQAIALEISKENEQLVREQNIILEAKVQERTEELQNSNHDLNVALTNLKDTQTRLVEKEKMASLGQLTAGIAHEINNPINFVTSNIKPLKLDIADLQELLNRYDRLADKTDIQSELKSIEQFKREIDIEYIHEEISSLIKGIEDGAARTAEIVKGLRTFSRLDESDVKSIDIHEGLDSTLVLLRNGIPPNVNIIKHYAELPKIECYAGKINQVFMNIFSNALNAIKSKKEQHNESITITTGQEDQFIVIRIKDTGIGMSEEVQQKIFDPFFTTKDVGEGTGLGLSIVFSIIEKHKGKIIVNSTPGEGAEFIIYLPLNITIHQS
- a CDS encoding ThiF family adenylyltransferase, giving the protein MNNVLVDAIATSQQRSLERKVEFFRLKDPAQLDALTQLLVRQPGIRVFDEIQSQLAELIRLQHPTERLSDAALAKKVAAHLGNTSPAAYGVWVYYPWSGYVVHILDEAEFIQLRTSRNQHKITEAERKILQTKKIGVIGLSVGQSVAMALAIERLCGELRIADFDRLDLSNMNRIRTGVHNVGILKTVLVAREIAEIDPFLTVHCYDNGISDENIDAFLTTGGPLDILVEECDGLDIKVLARQRARSMQIPVVMDTSDRGMVDVERFDLQPDLPILHGRIPEDITAPQIRNMQGPERMELVDRIVNFNAMSTKMQASLAEIGKTITTWPQLASAVMLGGAAIAHVCREIGLKREVASGRYYVDLEQIFNHDK
- a CDS encoding superoxide dismutase translates to MNKREFIKLTSLAGVAALSGPLSSLAVPVTSAKTSSDDPKAPFVVPPLPYAYDALEPYIDKMTMELHHDKHHGAYVKNLNDAIKGTPFATLSLEEILHKVTTADKDKAVRNNGGGHYNHSLFWTLLSPKKTTPSEKLKAAINKDFGSFEKFQEKFNDAGKTQFGSGWAWLIAGPGKKLSVINTPNQDNPLMHNIVKEKGTPILALDVWEHAYYLKYQNKRPDYINAFWNIVNWDEVEKRYNNA
- a CDS encoding ArnT family glycosyltransferase, with the protein product MMKYLLIALVAALLFIPFLGAVHLFDWDEINFAEAAREMIVSHNYSQVQIDFRPFWEKPPLFIWMQAGSMLLFGVNDFAARLPNAIIGIATLLTLFGVGKKLADEKMGMWWALVYAGSWLPHFYFKSGIIDPTFNYFIFLAVYFAYRIAYSNRSYRMAMLSGFFLGLAVLTKGPVAILVSMLTLLVYWLWNKFRIGIKLAHLGLIALFASVTTLLWFGYEILAHGWWFVNEFVTYQVRLLTTEDAGHGGPFFYHWVVLLIGCFPASIFLFSYIRGRRKTIYRQPAAAEQKDFTVWMWILFWVVLVLFSIVKTKIVHYSSLCYFPLSYLAAYQVYKLSSGKLRLRGWNIALLCVTGILLGIAIALLPLVGVYKDMIIPYIGDKFAAANLQAEVPWSVAETGYGIAYIILVVISVALLFKRKITNGLICLFVSTMVIIPVTVLHFVPKLERYSQGAAIDFFISLQGRDVYVKALGYHSYAQHYYTREQPHHNKNYPDTNWLLNGAIDKPAYFICRITDSEEFIHHPNLEVIGEKNGFVFMKRK
- a CDS encoding phosphatase PAP2 family protein, which produces MKTLLTLFRKNAYFFLPFLLWLIVGGVMLATYSQRELFLGINGEHSSFGDVLVTGITYLGDGIMFGIILLLMLLMQKFRVFFIGLAVFLLAAVVVQVAKHYFNAPRPISYFGDEAASLVHTVKWVTVHSSCSFPSGHSAVAFAMFSFLSVWLRNKKLGFLFIVLALTAGYSRIYLAQHFFADVYVGSIVGTLSTIIVCGFFRFQDSATSPEVCPEAVMNANAA
- a CDS encoding LptF/LptG family permease, producing the protein MKKLDKLIIRTFLGPFVATFFVTLFVLVMQFLWKYVDDLVGKGLDTMVIVQLIAYTSATLVTLALPLAVLLSSIMTFGNLGESFELVALKSAGISLLRFIRPLMVVCSIIGVLAFLFANYVIPVANLQAKSLLYDITYSKPAFNIKAGVFYRDIPGYTIKVAQKDKDNQTIHQVMIFDHSAGGGSGDRIILAEKGQMVLTANKRFLYFILENGWRYEEKGNRGYSVPGDMIRFSFKKYSKAFDLSSFAFNRLNTDLFASNQQMLNIRQLDFAIDSLQKSQVVFAKTVNAYVTVRFPFFRWKDSAWAATAPPLKVKDFEEIIPEKSRHNALERAEQSVRETLSSLEAPTKEYSDKHGVILMHKVEWQRKFTLAAACVVMFLIGAPLGSIIRKGGLGTPLVFAVIFFVIFNIFFMIGEKMARSGVMFTWSGMWLSNIVLLPIAGFLIYKAMNDSNLFNKEFYFRIYQKIKKFLQKFKRNRFKTQPTI
- a CDS encoding START-like domain-containing protein; the protein is MSKKVLYELEFPVRCSPGILYEFLSTPAGLQEWFADRVDFRDNVFSFSWNGSAEEAEILEQEEDEFIKFHWLHAPREEFFEFRIQISEVTNMTILVVKDFAEKREIKDQSQLWESQVKDLFHRIGN